From a single Phocoena sinus isolate mPhoSin1 chromosome 1, mPhoSin1.pri, whole genome shotgun sequence genomic region:
- the LBR gene encoding delta(14)-sterol reductase LBR produces the protein MPSRKFADGEVVRGRWPGSSLYYEVEVLSHDSNSQLYNVKYKDGTELELKESDIKPLTSFRQRKSGSTSSSPSRRRGSRSRSRSRSPGRPPKGSRPSVSALHQADIKEAKKEARKEILEVKLTPLVLKPFGNSINRYNGEPEHIERNDIPHKNTQEKFPLSQESSYIPTQYSLHPRREEVKLKEIDSKEEKIVTKGPTSLRTFEATATQQKDLEFGGVPGVFLIMLGLPAFLFLLLLICKQEEPSLLNFPPPLPALYDLWETRVFGAYLLWFFLQALFYLLPIGKVVEGTPLTDGRRLKYRLNGFYAFVLTSVLIGASFFWDVELYYVYSHFLQCALAATVFSVVLSVYLYARALKAPRDELSPASSGNAVYDFFIGRELNPRIGTFDLKYFCELRPGLIGWVVINLVMLLAEMKLQHRTVPSLAMILVNSFQLLYVVDALWNEEALLTTMDIIHDGFGFMLAFGDLVWVPFIYSFQAFYLVSHPNELSWPMASLIIALKLCGFVIFRCANSQKNAFRKNPTDPKLAHLKTIHTSTGKNLLVSGWWGFVRHPNYLGDLIMALAWSLPCGFNHILPYFYVIYFTILLVHREARDERHCRKKYGLAWEKYCQRVPYRIFPYIY, from the exons ATGCCAAGTAGGAAATTTGCCGATGGTGAGGTGGTAAGAGGTCGATGGCCCGGGAGTTCACTTTATTATGAAGTAGAAGTTCTGAGCCATGACAGCAACTCCCAGCTTTACAACGTAAAATACAAAGATGGAACTGAACTTGAATTGAAAGAGAGTGATATCAAG CCTTTAACCTCCTTCAGGCAAAGGAAAAGTGGCTCAACTTCCAGTTCTCCCTCCAGACGCAGAGGGAGCCGCTCCAGGTCGCGCTCCCGATCCCCTGGCCGGCCCCCAAAAGGTTCCCGCCCATCCGTCTCAGCTTTGCACCAGGCTGACAttaaggaagcaaagaaggaagcaaggaaggaaatattGGAAGTTAAACTGACTCCACTGGTATTG AAGCCATTTGGAAATAGCATCAACAGATATAACGGGGAGCCTGAGCACATAGAGAGGAATGACATACCTCACAAAAACACGCAG gaaaaattcCCTTTGTCACAAGAGAGTAGTTATATACCTACACAGTATAGCCTTCATCCACGAAGAGAAGAGgtcaaattaaaagaaatagattcaaaggaagaaaaaattgttACAAAAGGACCTACATCGTTGAGAACCTTTGAAGCGACAGCCACACAGCAGAAGGACTTAGAATTTGGAGGAGTACCTG GTGTTTTTCTCATCATGCTTGGCCTGCCTGCTTTCCTCTTCCTGTTGCTGTTGATATGTAAACAGGAAGAGCCCAGTCTTCTGAATTTCCCGCCTCCTCTGCCAGCTTTGTACGATTTATGGGAAACCAGGGTATTTGGGGCCTACCTCCTCTGGTTTTtccttcaggctctgttctaCTTACTGCCGATTGGGAAG GTTGTAGAAGGAACACCTCTTACTGATGGAAGAAGACTCAAGTACAGattaaatg gaTTCTACGCTTTTGTCCTGACATCTGTACTCATCGGAGCATCTTTCTTCTGGGATGTAGAGCTTTATTATGTGTACAGTCATTTCCTTCAGTGTGCACTTGCAGCCACCGTGTTTTCTGTGGTCTTGAGTGTTTATCTCTACGCCAGGGCTTTGAAAGCGCCCCGGGATGAACTGTCGCCGGCCAGCTCTG GAAATGCTGTCTATGATTTCTTCATTGGCCGTGAGTTAAATCCTCGGATTGGTACTTTTGATCTCAAATACTTCTGTGAATTGCGCCCCGGATTGATTGGATgg GTGGTCATTAACCTGGTGATGCTTTTGGCTGAGATGAAGCTACAGCATCGCACTGTTCCATCCTTAGCAATGATTTTGGTCAACAGTTTCCAGCTCTTGTATGTGGTGGATGCTCTCTGGAATGAG GAAGCACTGTTGACAACCATGGACATTATCCATGATGGATTTGGATTCATGCTGGCTTTTGGAGATTTAGTGTGGGTTCCATTTATCTACAGCTTCCAAGCCTTTTATTTAGTCAGTCATCCAAATGAACTGTCTTGGCCAATGGCTTCTCTAATCATTGCTCTGAAAC tgtGTGGATTTGTAATCTTCCGATGTgcaaattctcagaaaaatgcATTCCGGAAAAATCCCACTGATCCAAAGCTTGCAC atTTAAAGACCATTCATACTTCAACAGGAAAAAATCTTCTCGTTTCTGGATGGTGGGGTTTTGTTCGCCATCCCAATTACTTGGGTGATCTCATCATGGCCCTGGCGTGGTCCCTCCCATGTG GTTTCAATCACATTCTTCCTTATTTCTACGTGATTTATTTCACCATTTTGCTGGTGCACCGGGAGGCTCGCGATGAACGCCACTGTAGGAAGAAGTACGGCCTGGCGTGGGAGAAGTACTGCCAGCGCGTCCCGTACCGCATATTCCCATACATCTACTGA